The following is a genomic window from Hyphomicrobiales bacterium.
TCCGCAGCAGATCGCCTTGGCGGCGCCTGGCGGGTATGCTCGCCTCACGCTTGTCGCATTTCTTGCGTCAAGCTCTCGCTGCATATCTCTTTTGTCAGGACAATCTCATGAACATCTCTGCTCCTCTTGTCTTTGCTCTTGCCCTCATCGGCGCGGTCAGCGCTGCGGATGCACAGGACAGCGGAGCGAATGCCGGGCGCGCACGGCCCGGCCAGATCACGATCACAGGCGAAGGAAGCGTTTCCGCCGCCCCGGACATCGCCACGCTGTCGACCAATGTCGTGACGGCCGCGAAGTCCGCGCGCGAGGCGACGGAAGCCAACAGCAAGGCCATGACGACCGTGATCGAGCGCTTCAAGGCGGCGGGCATCGAATCCCGCGATCTTTCCACCTCGGGCTTCTCGGTGCAGCCCCGCTATGTGCAATCCAAGCAGCAGGACGAAGCGCCGCGCATCGATGGCTACGAGGTCCGCAACGGCGTCACCGTGCGGGTCCGGGACCTGAGCAAGCTGGGAGCCATCCTCGACACGGCGATTACGGCCGGCGCCAACCAGATCAATGGCATCAGCTTTGACGTGGCGGAGCCAACCGAACTTCTGGATAAGGCGGGTACAGCCGCGGTCAAGGATGCACACCGTCGCGCGGAACTCTACGCCAACGCGGCGGGCGTGAAGCTCGGCCGGGTCATCGCCATCGCCGAGCCGTCCATGGATGGGCCGCGCCCGATGATGATGGCGGCCCGCGCTGATTTTGCGAAGGGGTCCGCCGTCCCGGTCGAGGCCGGCGAGCGTGATTTCTCCGTGCGTATCCGCGTCACCTATGAAATCGCGCAGTAACGCGATTTCCCCCGGCTACAGGCCTTGGAGCGGCGGATGCGCGCATGGAAGCGGGTGCGCCGCCCCATCTGTTGAAGTGGGCATTACAATTGTCCAAAAACCGCATCCACGTTCCAGCCCGACGCTCTGACACCGGCCCGGCGGCCGACGCAGATCTGGATGGCGGCCGCCCTATCGCTTCGTAACGGCTCCCGACATCGTAGCTGCCTTGTCGCCATCGGAATGCGTCAGTAGTGGCGTCGTGAGGACATTGCCAATCCGGCACGTCCCTGGTGCCTGCGAAGCGCGCGGGCGCCTCCCCGACGCCTCTCTTTCCGGCCTTTCCGGCTGAAGCCCCCCTCTTGACCGCAGCCGCCAAGCGGCCCGGTCGGTCCGGCACACGCCTCTCCAAGCCAGAGGCGATCAAGAGCACCGCCAAACCTATCGCGCGTTTGATACCCCCGGTTTGAGGCTCGGTCATCGCCACCGCGCATCGCGGGCCATCGGTGTTCAACGCGATCACCCCCCTATTGGTCCAGCACACTGTCCTCGCGTGGAGGCAAAGCTTCTGCCTGGGGCGGGCTTCATCGCAAAGTATTACAATATGGAAACAAAATGTCCGGATTGCGCGTTGTCTCAGCAAGGTCCTGCAGCGATCGACTTCCCAATGAGGGCAGAGAGCAGCAGCATGGGCTTCGAAAGCAGAGAATTTCAATTAATTGCGAGAATATGATGTCAACCATACTCCTCATCATACTCATTCTACTTGTTGTCGGCGCGCTACCTACCTGGCCATACAGTTCAGGATGGGGCTATTATCCGAGCGGTGGACTGGGATTGATTCTCATCGTTCTGCTCATTCTCCTTCTTATGGGGCGAATATAGCCGCCTAAACATGGGAGGATGGGTTCTATTCTGGCAAAGTGCCAAGGAGGCTTGAGATGCTCACGACCGTAACTCCATCGCTGCGGTGGCGGCGCGCAGGTCTCTTCTTGGGTTTTCTCGCCTTTTCCTCCATGGCCCCGACCTTTTCATCAATGGCGCAGGCTCCGTCGGCACCGAGTACCGCCACGTTGCCTGCGCCAAGCGTTTCAGCGCCAAGCGTTTCAGAACCCCGCGTTTCAGCCCCGAATGCGCCGGCGCCGGGAGCGCCAACCGCTGGAGCGATCGTCCCCGCGCCGTCGCCGTCCGGTGAACAGATCGGCCGGCCGGCAGGCGGTCATCATCAACCGTCAGTGTCTTCCCGGGCCCCTTCCGGTCTCATTGGCCAGAATATCGCTGAGGGTCGTGTGGTCGAGGATCGCGCGGCCGTTCTTGACGAACGTCTGAACAAAAGCAGCCGTCGCGCCATCAACAGTATCTGCCGCGGATGCTGACCGGTTCGTGCGGTTGAATGAGCAAGTTCCGCCATCTCGTACTGGCCGCAGCTGTTGGCTGCTGCAGTCTCTCCAGTTTGAAAGCGGGGCCACTTGATCTCGCGGCGAAGCCCGACAGGCGGAACGCCGGCCAGGTCGCGCGACATCTGCCAGCAACCGCTCCGTTGCCACCTCCACGCCCGCTTCAGGGCCCAGTCCCTCCCGCGCAGCCGTCAGCGGACGCTCCCAATCCGGATAAGCAACCCGGCAAAGGGGTGGCGGACCGTCCCTCGCCTTCCATCCCCCTCGTCCATATCCCCGCGCCGCCACGACGGCCGTCTCAGTTCGGGTCGCCCTCCGGTGAACCAGCGCCCGCACCCGAGGGTCCTGACTTGCCACCGCCTGCATCGCCCATGCCGACCCCATCCGCGGAGCAGCCTGTCGCGGCGGATCACGCGATGGCATGCGATGGCGCCGCCGCCCATATGGTCGTCAAACCAGCGGTCCGCGTGCCCATGGCGGGCACTTGCGCCGTGGCGCGCCCCGTTCAGCTGGAAGCAGTCCTGATCGGCGACAACAGACGCGTCACACTCAGTCCTGCCGCTGTCCTCTCTTGCTCGACGGCCGCGGCTATCGCTGCCTGGGTCAGGGATGATCTCGTCCCCATTGCTGATGCCACCGGCTCGCCGCTTACCGCGATCGCGGTCGCTGATTCCTATAACTGCCGACCACGCAACCGGCAGGCCGGCGCGAAGCCTTCCGCTCACGGCAACGGCCTGGCCTTCGATCTCGGGCCGATGACCCTCGCGAACAAGCGCAGCCTGACGATCCGCGGGGAAGGGCTGACGATTGCTGCGCGTCAGCTTCTGAAAGCCAGCGCCTGCCGGCGTTTCGGCACCGTTCTCGGCCCCGGATCAGATGGCTATCACGAGGATCATCTGCATGTGGACCTGATCGCCAGGCGCCCCGGGCGCGGCATCTGCCAGTGGACCCTGCCCGGCGGCGACAAGAACTGAGAGCCCATCCTGGCGATGATCCTCCGGACGGCAGGAAGAGGCCGTTTCCAGCATGAATGCGTCCTGTCATCGGGAAAAGCAGTTCATGCTGCTGCCCGCATACTCTAGAGTGACGTCACTCCGATCACATCGGAGCAAAGCCCTGTCTCCTTGTGCGAGCGCCGCTCCGGATTGGAAGTCCGCACTGCGAACATCGTCCTCGTTTCGCATTGCGCGGCGTTAGCGCCTGCTCGCCACCGCAAAAGGACCGATCCGCGTGAAGGCCGTTTTTGTCGATGCCAGCCCCACCCTTGCCGCCGTCGCCGAGCGACTTCATCGCCCTGATGACATCCCGCTGCAGATCAACCGCCAGCCCGATATCCGCCCGCCGGCGCTGCCGGATGTCATCGCAGATGCCGAAATCGCGCTGGTCGACCATACGCATTTTCCCACGGATATCGCCCGCCAGTGCACGGGGCTAAAGCACGTGGTCTTCCTCGGCACGGGCGCGCGGTCCTACATGAATGTGGAGGAACTCGCCGCCCTCGGGATCACCGTGCATCTCATCCGCGGCTATGGCGACACGGCGGTGGCTGAATGTGCCTTTGCCCTCATGTGGACTGCGGCCAAGGGCTTCACGCTCATGGATCGCGGCATCCGCGCCGGGCAATGGCGCCTGACGAACGGCGTGCAACTCACGGGCAAGACCCTTGGGCTGATCGGCTTCGGCGGCATCGCGGCGGAAATGGCGCGCCTCTCCGCGGGCGCCGGCATGCGGGTATTGGCCTGGAATCGCAGCGTGAAAAGCTCTCCCGGCGTCACCTTCGTCGACTTGGACACCTTGCTCGCGGAGAGCCATGTCCTGTCGCTGCATCTTCTGCTCAACGACGAAACCCGCGGGTTCCTCTCGCGTGAGCGGCTGGCCAAGGTGCGGGACGGCGCCATTCTGGTGAATACGGCGCGTGGCGCGCTCGTCGACGAGGCCGCGATGATCGAGGCGCTCAAATCAGGCAAGCTCGCCCATGCGGCGCTCGACGTCTATGAGACGGAGCCCCTGCCCGGCACTCACCCACTGACCGGCCTCGACAATGTGACCCTCTCCGCCCATTCGGCTTTCCGTACGCCGGAGGCGAGCGACAATCTGATCGAGGCGGCGTTGAACCACTGCCGCCGCATCGCGGGCCGTCACGCGCCGTCGTAAAAAAGTTATCCACGTATTATTTTTTACTACCGCCGGCATCAGGACGTTGCCGCCTCGATATAGACGTCCCGCGTGATGCGGGCCGTCTCCCGCCAATTGCGAGTCGCGGCAGCGGTACGGCGGACATCCCGCATCGCCTCGGTTTCACCGCCCGCCTCGTCGCTGACCTGCTCGAAAGCCCGCGTCCACGCGGGCGTATCGAGCGGATCGACCAGCAGTCCCTGGCCGAGCGCTGCCTCTTCCACGGCTCCGCCGCTGGCGACGACGACCCGAGACCCACAGGCGAGAGCTTCGGTGACGGGCATCCCGTATCCCTCGTAGATCGAGGGATAGAAGAAGCCCGCTGCGCCCCTATAGAGCGTGCGCAACACCACGTCATCGACATAGCCGGTAAAGCGGATCTGTCCGTCGCGCACCAGGGCCTCGGTGGCCGCCGGCCAATGCATCTCGCCCCATCCGGCCCCCCCGACCAGGACAAGCGGCATGGATGCACGACGCTCCGCAGGCAGGCGGCAATAGGCATCGACAAGCGTGCGCAGGTTCTTGCGGGGCTCAAGCGTCGATACGCTTAGGGCATACTGGCCTCGAGTGATCCCGAAGCGTGACAGCACAGCGCTATCCTCAGCCTGCGCCCGCTCGAAAAAGCGCGCATCGACGCCCGGATAGGCAACGCGAATGCGCTCCGGCGGAATCCCGATCAGATCGGTGATTTCCCGGGCGGAAAACTCCGAAATCGTGAGCACGCGCGGGGCCTCCGCGATGGACCCGAGCCGGTTGTTGAACCACCGCACACGCTCCTCCGGATGGAGGTTCGGATGGCGCAGGACAGACATGTCGTAGATCTCGGGGATCGTCACCCGCCCGAGCGGCGCCGGCGCGAAGAAGTTCATGGCATGGAACACGTCGTAGCGCCCCTTGCCGACGCGGCCATGGTAGCGCCGCGCCAAGGCCCCGCCATAGCGCTCGAACACGGCGCGTGCGCGGATACCTATCTGCTTCTCAAGCCTATCACCCCAATACTGGGCATTCCCGTTTTCGCGCGCCTTTGAAAAAGATACGAACTCCTCGATAGACCTCACCCGAAAGCCATCGAATACGTCAATCCTTACCTCTTCATTATTACTGCCGAACGACGATTCACTCTGAGAAATATCAAAAACCGCCTTGACGACCTCAAGCGTATAGTGACCAATTCCGGTGAGGCGCGATCGCACCGGTGTCACATCCACGCATACTGAAACAACCATGAGAATCTCAATTTTCCTGTCGCGGCAGCGCGAATGAAGGTTCTTAACAAAACAGTGTCAAAGCGGGGTAAACATGCGTCCCCGCCTTGATCGCAAGACCCATATCGGGCGTTGCTTAGGCAGGCGCAGTCATATAGCTAGGCCAACAGGCGCCATCTGCTGGAAACGGCAAGCTGTGCAATATCCAGAATGTGGCGCTGATATGGACCTGCTTTCCGATCGCAGAGCCATTGTCAGTATCGAGCGGCAGTCGAGGTAGCAATACGTGTCCCTACTCTTGAAACTTAAGATTGGCGTCGCACGCGTTCCATTCTTCGGCCCCCTCATTCGGCGCACATATCAGATGGCCACCGCGCCGGTGGCGATGGCACGCGCGGCTCGCCAGGAATTGCCGCGGCTTGGCCATGACATGGCCGACCTCGCCGAGCGTCTCACCCGTGTCGAGTATGAAGTACGCGATATGCGCGCGGTCATCGAAAACGAGATTCGCTCAGTCATCGACCCCCGACGCATAGACCAACGTTTCGCCGAATTGCAGGCCCGCTCGGAGGCGAGCATTCAGGGAACTGTCGGCCAGACGGTGCAACGGCTGGACATGCGCATGCAGGGGCTGGAGCAGCGGGTGGCCGATGTCATGGACCGAGGCGACCACGAGTGGGGAGCCTCCCGGCGCTCGTATACGGAGCTTGCCCACCGACTCTCGCTGCTGCTCGAGGACGTGCGGAAGCTGCCGGCCGGCACATCCCGGTCTGATTTACAGGATAAGGCCGATAGCATCCCGGATCCGCTCCTGACGACGTTCTATGCCACGTTCGAGGACCGCTTTCGCGGCTCTCGCGAGGACATCCGGGAACGCGTTTCGGTCTTCCTGCCGGAAGCGCAGGAGACTGTTGGCGCGGTCGGCAGCACGGGTCCTGTGGTGGATCTCGGCTGCGGCCGCGGAGAATGGCTGGAGGTGCTGTCGCGGGCGGGGATCCGCTGCCTCGGTGTCGACAACAACGAGGCGCAGCTCGCCAGTGCACGCGCGCACGGGCTGCCGGTGCTGAACGCCGACGCGCTCGCCTGGCTGAAGGAGCAGCCTCCCGCGTCGATACCGATGATTTCCGCCTTTCACCTCATCGAGCACTTGCCCTTTGCGGTGCTGACACAGTTCGCGTCCGAAGTCATGCGGGTGCTTGCGCCGGGCGGACTGGCGCTTTTCGAGACACCAAATCCCGAGAGCCTGCTGGTGGGCGCCTTCAGCTTCCATCTTGACCCGACCCATATCAAGCCGCTGCCGCCCGAACTCACCACCTGCCTGATGGAAGTGATCGGTTTCACGCCGGTGAAGATCCGTCCGCTTCACCCCCATCCCTGGCGCGACCGCTATCTGCGCGACGGTGGCTTGCCCCAGGACGTGGCGCGCCTGCTCTTCGGACCGCGTGACTACGCCGTCCTCGCCCGCAAGCCGGGGGTCTGAGGTCATGCGTATCGCGATTATCACGGCTCAGGTGCCATTCGTTCGCGGCGGCGCTGAGTTGCTCGCCGACAGGCTCCGGGACCAGCTGCGCCTCTACGGGCACAACGCCGAAATCGTCTCCCTGCCCTTCAAGTGGTATCCGCCGTCGACCCTGCTGGATCACATGGTGGCGGCCACGCTGACGGATTTCAGCAACTACAATGCTGTCCCGGTGGATCTTGCCATCGGTCTCAAATTCCCAGCCTATCTCGGGCAGCATCCCAATATGGTGATGTGGCTGCTCCACCAGTATCGCGGCGCCTATGATGAATGGGATTCCGGCCATGGCGACCTCCTCTTCCACGAGGATGGCAAGCTGGCGCGGGATGCGATCCGGCAGGCCGATAACCTCGCCATGCGACGCGCCAAGGCCGTTTTCACCATCTCCGAGAACGTCACCAAGCGGCTGCAGCGCTATAACGGGGTGCCTTCGACGGCGCTCTATCATCCGCCGCCGCTCGCGGAACGCCATGATTGCCGCGGCTACGAGGACTACCTTTATTTCCCGAGTCGGCTTTCCCTCCCCAAGCGCCAGTCGCTCGTGGTCGAGGCCCTGGCGCGAACGCGCGCGCCGGTCAAGGTCATGTTCGCCGGGGCTGCCGATAACCCGCAGCAGGAGCTGGAGCTTCACGCGCTTGCCGTGAAGCTTGGGGTCGCCGACCGCGTGATCTGGCGCGGCGCGATCAACGACGAAGGCATGGTGGACGCCTACGCCCGCGCGAGGGCTGTCGTCTACCCGCCGCGCGATGAGGACTATGGCTACGTGACGCTCGAGGCGATGCTGTCGCGCAAGGCCGTGGTGACCTGCGCGGATTCTGGTGGTCCACTCGAATTCGTGGAGGACGGCGTGAGCGGTTTCATTACCGCGCCCGATCCAACCTCCCTCGCCGCGGCGATGGACGAAATCTGGGAGGACCCCGCACAGGCCGAGCGGATGGGTTCCGCCGCCTGGGATCGCTATCAATCGATGGGCATCTCCTGGCAGAACGTCATCGCGCAGCTCACGAACGAGCACACTGAGGCTGCCACCGTGATCGACGCGCCTCCTGTGGCGCATAGGCCAAGCCCGAGCGCGGTCGTCGCCAGCGCCGTGCTTCCAGACATCGCGCCTGTCATCGCGAAGACAGGGATCGACAGCATCGCCGAACTCAGCAAGATTTTCGAGCTCGACGATGCCTTCAATACGCCGGACGCGGTGATCTACTACCAGCGCCACTTCATCCGCTATCTCACGTCGCTTGCGATGCTCGATCTCAAGCCAGGGATGCGCGTGCTGGATATCGGCGCTTCCGAGCCCTACGTCTTTGGCGCACTGCTGAAGCGCTATGCGCCCGATGTGTGGATATCCGCCGTCGAGGAGCGCGGTTCGGCAGCGCCGATGAACTACACGATCAAATCCAAGGTCACTGGCGTTCCTGATTTCGACGTGCATCGCGTCAAATGCAACGTCGAGCGCGAGAGGCTGCCGTTCCCCGACGCGAGCTTCGATGTCGTCCTGGCGATGGAGATCCTTGAACATCTGCCGGTCAATCCCGCCTTCTTCGCGGAGGAGATCGCGCGCGTCACGCGCCCCGGCGGCCAGGTTCTGGTGACGACGCCCAACATCACCTCGCATCAGTCGGCCGCGCGTCTCCTCAACGGCCATTCGCCCTACTCATTCGGCATCTTCATGCCGCTGATGGGAATTCATGGGCGCCATCAGCGGGAGTGGACCCCCCACGAGGTGGAGTTGCTGATGCGCACGGCGGGCTTTGACACCGACCGCCTGTGCACGGCCGATGTCTATGACCAGGCGGTCGAGGCCAAGACCGCGGATGTGCTGATGGCCTGGCGCCGCAACCCGGTTCTCCTGGGCGAGACGACACTCTATCGCGGCACGCGGAACCTGCGCCCCTCCGAGGCGCCGCTCGAGCTCTACAGCTCCGATCCGCGGCGGTATCGTGGAGGAATTCTGGCCACGCGCCGTCGTCCGACCGATGCGGATGTGCAGGTCTCGCTGACGAACAAGAGCCCGGTATCCTGGTTTCACGATGGGTCAGATCCCGTGCAGCTTGAGG
Proteins encoded in this region:
- the bp gene encoding 26 kDa periplasmic immunogenic protein, which translates into the protein MNISAPLVFALALIGAVSAADAQDSGANAGRARPGQITITGEGSVSAAPDIATLSTNVVTAAKSAREATEANSKAMTTVIERFKAAGIESRDLSTSGFSVQPRYVQSKQQDEAPRIDGYEVRNGVTVRVRDLSKLGAILDTAITAGANQINGISFDVAEPTELLDKAGTAAVKDAHRRAELYANAAGVKLGRVIAIAEPSMDGPRPMMMAARADFAKGSAVPVEAGERDFSVRIRVTYEIAQ
- a CDS encoding hypothetical protein (Evidence 5 : Unknown function), whose product is MPAKRAGASPTPLFPAFPAEAPLLTAAAKRPGRSGTRLSKPEAIKSTAKPIARLIPPV
- a CDS encoding hypothetical protein (Evidence 5 : Unknown function) is translated as MAARRSLLGFSRLFLHGPDLFINGAGSVGTEYRHVACAKRFSAKRFRTPRFSPECAGAGSANRWSDRPRAVAVR
- a CDS encoding hypothetical protein (Evidence 5 : Unknown function) encodes the protein MPSRDPPRQAAPRMGSAWAMQAVASQDPRVRALVHRRATRTETAVVAARGYGRGGWKARDGPPPLCRVAYPDWERPLTAAREGLGPEAGVEVATERLLADVARPGRRSACRASPRDQVAPLSNWRDCSSQQLRPVRDGGTCSFNRTNRSASAADTVDGATAAFVQTFVKNGRAILDHTTLSDILANETGRGPGRH
- a CDS encoding Extensin-like protein, producing MACDGAAAHMVVKPAVRVPMAGTCAVARPVQLEAVLIGDNRRVTLSPAAVLSCSTAAAIAAWVRDDLVPIADATGSPLTAIAVADSYNCRPRNRQAGAKPSAHGNGLAFDLGPMTLANKRSLTIRGEGLTIAARQLLKASACRRFGTVLGPGSDGYHEDHLHVDLIARRPGRGICQWTLPGGDKN
- a CDS encoding D-3-phosphoglycerate dehydrogenase, giving the protein MKAVFVDASPTLAAVAERLHRPDDIPLQINRQPDIRPPALPDVIADAEIALVDHTHFPTDIARQCTGLKHVVFLGTGARSYMNVEELAALGITVHLIRGYGDTAVAECAFALMWTAAKGFTLMDRGIRAGQWRLTNGVQLTGKTLGLIGFGGIAAEMARLSAGAGMRVLAWNRSVKSSPGVTFVDLDTLLAESHVLSLHLLLNDETRGFLSRERLAKVRDGAILVNTARGALVDEAAMIEALKSGKLAHAALDVYETEPLPGTHPLTGLDNVTLSAHSAFRTPEASDNLIEAALNHCRRIAGRHAPS
- a CDS encoding Alpha-1,3-rhamnosyl/mannosyltransferase; its protein translation is MVVSVCVDVTPVRSRLTGIGHYTLEVVKAVFDISQSESSFGSNNEEVRIDVFDGFRVRSIEEFVSFSKARENGNAQYWGDRLEKQIGIRARAVFERYGGALARRYHGRVGKGRYDVFHAMNFFAPAPLGRVTIPEIYDMSVLRHPNLHPEERVRWFNNRLGSIAEAPRVLTISEFSAREITDLIGIPPERIRVAYPGVDARFFERAQAEDSAVLSRFGITRGQYALSVSTLEPRKNLRTLVDAYCRLPAERRASMPLVLVGGAGWGEMHWPAATEALVRDGQIRFTGYVDDVVLRTLYRGAAGFFYPSIYEGYGMPVTEALACGSRVVVASGGAVEEAALGQGLLVDPLDTPAWTRAFEQVSDEAGGETEAMRDVRRTAAATRNWRETARITRDVYIEAATS
- a CDS encoding Methyltransferase family protein: MSLLLKLKIGVARVPFFGPLIRRTYQMATAPVAMARAARQELPRLGHDMADLAERLTRVEYEVRDMRAVIENEIRSVIDPRRIDQRFAELQARSEASIQGTVGQTVQRLDMRMQGLEQRVADVMDRGDHEWGASRRSYTELAHRLSLLLEDVRKLPAGTSRSDLQDKADSIPDPLLTTFYATFEDRFRGSREDIRERVSVFLPEAQETVGAVGSTGPVVDLGCGRGEWLEVLSRAGIRCLGVDNNEAQLASARAHGLPVLNADALAWLKEQPPASIPMISAFHLIEHLPFAVLTQFASEVMRVLAPGGLALFETPNPESLLVGAFSFHLDPTHIKPLPPELTTCLMEVIGFTPVKIRPLHPHPWRDRYLRDGGLPQDVARLLFGPRDYAVLARKPGV
- a CDS encoding Glycosyltransferase involved in cell wall biosynthesis, with the translated sequence MRIAIITAQVPFVRGGAELLADRLRDQLRLYGHNAEIVSLPFKWYPPSTLLDHMVAATLTDFSNYNAVPVDLAIGLKFPAYLGQHPNMVMWLLHQYRGAYDEWDSGHGDLLFHEDGKLARDAIRQADNLAMRRAKAVFTISENVTKRLQRYNGVPSTALYHPPPLAERHDCRGYEDYLYFPSRLSLPKRQSLVVEALARTRAPVKVMFAGAADNPQQELELHALAVKLGVADRVIWRGAINDEGMVDAYARARAVVYPPRDEDYGYVTLEAMLSRKAVVTCADSGGPLEFVEDGVSGFITAPDPTSLAAAMDEIWEDPAQAERMGSAAWDRYQSMGISWQNVIAQLTNEHTEAATVIDAPPVAHRPSPSAVVASAVLPDIAPVIAKTGIDSIAELSKIFELDDAFNTPDAVIYYQRHFIRYLTSLAMLDLKPGMRVLDIGASEPYVFGALLKRYAPDVWISAVEERGSAAPMNYTIKSKVTGVPDFDVHRVKCNVERERLPFPDASFDVVLAMEILEHLPVNPAFFAEEIARVTRPGGQVLVTTPNITSHQSAARLLNGHSPYSFGIFMPLMGIHGRHQREWTPHEVELLMRTAGFDTDRLCTADVYDQAVEAKTADVLMAWRRNPVLLGETTLYRGTRNLRPSEAPLELYSSDPRRYRGGILATRRRPTDADVQVSLTNKSPVSWFHDGSDPVQLEVRWLNDDGELSQEFVRLALPRSVEPGETLDVRLRLGEEPERYEGAASIRLFHLGHGWFDILDTTNSVLLPLNRATFEAFMASPELREA